aattacaataaaatattatatagttgatatttaaaattttaaatgactTATACATATAATTGTCGCATCCTCATTCCTCACAGAGAATGTGCATCATATTTTTCGTTTTACTATCTTTTAATCAATATAAactttactactattaattgaactttaatatatttaatgttcAATTGAATTTACAGGTTTgttaatatgaattttataagtttacaatccttaaaaaaatatgcaatgaatagaaaaaaaaatcttcccTTTTCCCCAATTTCTTTGTTTCACACAGTCACACACGCAAAAATCCACGCACATATCCATCGAAAAGCTATAAAAAGAGCTGGAGTTTGGCCTTTTGTGTGGGGTAGTGGGGTAGTGGAAATGATTTGACTCTCTTCACTCTTCACTGCTTTCGCTTGCTGCCTCTTTCTTTCAATAAGTATAGTCTATTACTCTCAACGCGGCCTTCTGCAAAACCACAATATATCTCTTTACTGTTCACAGAGGTATGCGTTGACAACTTCTCGTAATGTTTCTGGATCAATTTCTCAATTGGGTCTGGCTATAAAGATCTTGTTTTGCTATATTGTGATTCTTGTGAATGATTCAACTGTGGGGATTATGTTTTTTGCAGCTCATTTGTATCGTTTTTGGACTTGATTGAGTGGGTactttttattcaaattgcTTACTTAGTTTTGTTAATACTTCCAATAAATCTTTGAACCTATAATAAGACAGCCTTTTGATTCTGATAATTGATGATcctgatttttatttgataggagtaatttatttctttattggGCTCGAAGGATCAAGAACAGTTTTTGCATAAGCAATTTGAGTGTAGTCCTACATATGGAGTTTATGAGCTGTGCTTTTGAGGGTAGAGCTCTGCTGTGTAGTGATGACACAGATTTTGGGGCTGATAATCTCACTAGTAGTAGAAATCTGTTACATAAGTGggatggagaagatgaagtagaCAGCATAGGAGTTATAAAGCCTCTTTCGCCCGAAGCAACAAGCAAGCCCTTTCTTGCTGATCAATGCTCGGACAGTAATGGCGATCGTCATTCTGGCAAACCTGTTCAGGAGATCACAGTAGACGCGTTAATGGAATTTGGCATGAGAATTCCAAGTTCTGCAAATAAAGCCAAAGAGGAGAAGTCTTCTCCAGAGCCTTCAGTGTCAGCAAAACGAGCAAAGCTAACATATTTGCAGTCTCTGGTTCCAACTTGTCAAGTTTTTGGGTGCAACAAAGACTTGAGCTCCTCAAAGGATTACCATAAAAGGCATAGAGTGTGTGATCTTCATTCCAAGACTGCTGTGGTTATTGTTAATGGCATCCGGCAAAGATTCTGTCAGCAATGCAGCAGGTAGCGGATCCTCTCTTTATAGTTTATACTTGTTCGAGTATCTGGATAGACTATTTTTGAGACTGCTTTTTCAATTCCTCGTAGCAGAGAGCTTCTTTTACACCTGTTCATGGTTTTGAATCAATAACTATTGAGTGTAGGCTGACCTGCATATCTACTTATTTAAGCTGATGTAGACGAACTCTCGATAACTGAAATCATGTACAAGCAAAAATCTTGATTATGTAGCTAAAGATTCAGATTACACTGTGGCATGAACAAAAACAGctgtttattttcaaatataaatgattGTGGATAGCCTCTGTTGGTTTATTGCAGTACTTCTATTTGTGGTATATGGTGTCGGAATCTTGATATATTTGAAGTCGTTTTAAGCGGTGGTGCCTCTtcttttacataatttttgtaTGAGTTATCAAGTTAGCCATTTTATTGGTTTCCTTCATGAAGTTGCTGGCTTGAATTGTAGGTTCCATTTGCTAGCTGAGTTTGATGAAGGCAAGCGTAGTTGTCGCAAGCGCCTTGCTGGTCACAATGAGCGGAGACGAAAGCCTCAATTCAACGCTCACTTGGGTAAGGCTGCAATCCTAATTCATGTACAAATGAGTCAAATGTTGGGTGattaatatgttatttttttttcttttgcaggTTCCACATATTTCACAGGAGATGCATCAAATTCCTTCATTTTCTCGAGAATTCTTCCAGGTGGTCTCTTCGGTGTGCAATGCAACGACAGGCGCCTTAAGGCGCAAGATGAGCCAAGACAAACATCTCAATTAGCACTAGATGTGAAGCTCAGTCAATCAGTCCTGTGTTTCCATGGTATGGGGAAACAGTATCCTAAGAGCTGTCTCAACACGCCATCACCACTCCCAGAGATGAATTCGAGCTCAGATTCAGGCTTTGCTCTCTCTCTTCTGTCAGCTCGAGAACACACCTTAAGCACGCCAATGGCTCAGAATTCTACCACAGCTCTCGGAGAAAGTTCTTCCAAGAACTTCACTCCGGTTATTTATAGCTCTAACGGAGACAGAGTCACCATTAGTACAGAGATTCAACCAGAGCCTCACGGCCTAAAGCCAACGAACCCTCTGTCTCATCAAGGCGCAAACACGGTGAGTTTGCTTGAACTGTCTTTGCATCTGCAGAGAGTGGAACAGCAAAAGTATTATGGCCAGATCAAGATGGAAAACGATATCTTCTGCGACTCCACGATTGCATGAAGATCAAAGAAGATGCATGTATTTCTGCACAGGAGCCCAAACCAGGACTCCAACATGTGGTGATTAGTGTTAGTGGATGTGTGAATGTTGTTGTGTTAGGAAAATTCAAGTTTTTGAAAGATGTGTGCCAATTAGCAGTAAATGTTATGTGGCTGTTCTTGAACAGTTTAAGTAAGTATTATGTTTTGATGGTAAATTCTGCTAGTAATCTTACCTCTGtgaatatgtaattatttattttgcaagttttcatattttctgttaaaaactcttaaatcttgtctcacatcgacttggtgacgATCCTAGCCTatctatataaatatggatAACCTTCCCATTATAAGGCCTTTTTAAGGTGTGAGTGacccatttttaatattttacccAAATTTCACCTtgttataaataagagaggaCTTGCTATTGGTTCAGTCAGTTTGAGTTGACAGTACTTCATTTGTAGcggagtaatattttgaatcgtacaaagtaaaatatgtggggaaattaataatgtataattgggtaagaaaaatattgtgaataacAAATTTGCATTgcaaataatgaattaaaatttttggaatATGCGCATCTCATGGAATTCCAGCACATcatcatgattcatgaattAGTTTCCTAAAGCGGCGACTCCATATAGAATTTGGTGATGTAAGTGCTAAAAATTGTTCTTTTAACTTTGATTCAAATTTAAGTGCTCTGCCGAGACGAATTTGACTTGACATTTATTTTCCacatttcttcttcatttgcTTTTCACTTTGGTGGTTTTTGCTAGATTTTAATTTAGCTAAACTGATCTTGGTAAAATAAATCCAATTAGGACTGAAGaatgaataatgaaataaaaaagtgagtggtttaataaataattctcTGCTGCAATTTTCGTGTGTTCTCATGCATGTGTGTGCACGTGTGTGCCCACATACGGTAAGTCTTTAACTTTGTAATAAAGTTGTACGCGTGCCTAATCCCAATTACAATAATGCACCCCTTTATTAATCACTactaattgtttgatttttagtgATATAATTGTAAGTTCCTTTTTGGTAATTACGTCATTCGATACGAAATGAAACATATCCATGAATGTTGTTCTccaagttaatttattttattttcaagtaTTAACCAATTTCAGAAttgtgtttgaattttatttatttgaattgagCAAGCCTTACTCGCGctatttaagaaattttgtagctacttaattatatagtactacctTTTATTTCAGTATCTCTTggtaaattagaaaataaattgaccTTTTTCTGAGACGATAGAGTTTCACGGTTATCAAGctaaaaaaactaactaattaaatacacCCTCCGTCCGCCAGAAGTCTCATTTAATGGCGgaacgagttttaagaaatgttaagaaaagttggtggaaaaaagtttgtGAAATAGAGGTCCacttatattaaatgaaatgtgagtggaaggtgagaccctattatcatttattataaaagtgaaccgagactcctattcatggacggactaaaatgaaaaaaatgagactcttattcacaGACGGGGGAAATACTGGGGGAATACTGCGTAACTAAAGTAATTGGATTTTGTATCCAACTCAAATCATTTGCATACTTAGCTTTAACGAGTGGCGAAGCATGtttgttcatttatttattttatttgactgaACTCTTGTCTTCATCATGTATGAAATCATGGTAAGATACGGAAGCACGTGTGGAGGACCTAGTTGGTTTGTTTGCAACCATAATGAACTGTTGATTAGGGAccactaatttattagtattaaaacagataattcattaattaaagtaaacaTTACACAGTCATATTATTGGAAATATATGACTATTTCTCAaagttgattattttaaataaatatttaatgtattagatttatttctaaaatattttggcaTCGATCCCAACCGAAGATGAACGGTATAGGGCTTAATTTATTgtctttcattaatttttgcaACCACTTAACCTAAGATTGATTGCTTCAATTTCAGAAACTATAGTGGGACGTGTTAGGTTGCAAGCTCATATCACATCTAAGAAGGAGAAATATTGGAAACAAATAAGTAGAATATAAGTTTTGTCAAATCTCAATTAGTTTAGGTCGGGCCTGGAATTAATGACTCCGTTTAGGGTTGTTCCCTGAAGGACTCGGTTAGAGTCGAGCCCAGGATGATCGAGGGGTCAAAGCCAGAACGACCCATATTTGAATGACTGAGTCGGGCCACAAAAACTCGATGTGTTGATTTCTCGGTTAGAATGAGAGGTTTGTTGGGTTGAAAACCCATATCTTTATACGTGCATCAAATTAAACTGTATGTATGAATCTCGTAACATTGCAATTGTACAAGCACCAAACTGGTTTGTTATTGGTTGCTAACTAATTCTCGACTGTATGATATAAATTTCAGTAAATTTTGTAGCTATTGGAGATTTGTAAAAGTTGCTATCTTATAGAGATCATGGTTGCCCGATCGACTTCCCTAAATAGCTTCTAGAAATTACACCACATCTCGAGTAACACAGTAATCTTTATTATGTAACATTcattagaaaaaaacaaaagcagCAGTACTGATCACTCCAATGTTTAGCTACAAACATAACAAGTTACATGGAATACAAAGCTTCAAAAGCTCAAGTCTGAAGACTAAACTGAATTTAACATATTTCCATCCCCTAAATTGTCTTAAAAACCACCCAAATTTCTCTTGATCACCCTCAGCCTCCCTCCATGTTTATCAAGcctgagagagagagagatatcagATGAGAGTAACACAAAAAGAAAGGCTCACTTCATTTGCAAGAAACATGGCTGAATCAAGATTGCAATTTTACCTTGTTAGTGCTGGTGGAAGCATTCATCTGTGGAGTGTTTGGAATGTACCTAGCCCACTgtcacaattattaaaaaccaatcaatttatttttactaagaaAACTCATCCAAACACATAGATCCCCTTTTAGGGTTTTCATAAAACTCACATTTTTTGCAGCTGCACTGAAAGCCTCTCTGTGTGGTATCTCTGGATTTGCCGCTTTGATGCGCTGTATCTCTTCTCTGGAGATTAATCaaaaatcatttctttttctcatttaaGAAAGTAGCAtagttatttataaaaagaaaaagagtcTCCCTACTTCATGAACCGGTTGTAGGCAGATGGAAGCCTATGCTTCTTCTCAGGAGCTGCAAAATACATTTTGTCAGTTTTAAGTTTCTTTCTTCTCACAGTAGAAATCCAAGATTTAGGGTTCAGGGTAAACTTAAATCAGcatgaaatttgaaacaatatcattaatcaattaattaattaggagaTGTACGTACGTTTGACCACGAATGGAGCTTTAGGCGAGGAGGGCTCACTGGAAGTGGATGAAGACGATGATGCAGACTGCCCCTTCTTGAATTCATTGCAGAAAGCCTGTTCAAGCcacataataattaattaattttacattatctAGCTAGCTAGAGttaatttcttataaattgaaataattgcTTGATGTAAtcctaataaaaattacaaagagAACTAGTATGAAAACCcctaatagtataaaaatattatgttacCTGGTAATGAAGACTTGTTTGATGATCATAGCAGTGTCCTTGGGATTGAGGTTTTGTGCTAAGAAACGAGAGATTACTGCAATGCCCACATTTCACTGTCAGAGTGTCCAACAGTCTCTTGCATGGGATCCCAAcctattatttttgtcaaccaaaatatctaaaaaaattaattaaacacaCATATGAAATTGTACTAATCAAACTTGGCATACTATATCTATAACAAACACATGTGAAATTGTACTAAGTTTTGCATGCAATTTGAGAGTAATTACGAAGTGTATATACCGCGAGAACGGTGTTGCAGAAGGTGCAGCGGACGTAGCAAACGTGCTCGGAGGCAGGTTGAGCCAAATCCATGGTGATGAATATTGAAGGTATAATGTGAGATTGTTGGGTGAGAGATGAAGAGGAAGGggaagagaaaatgaataagcATATTTATAGAGAGAGATGCTATGTATAAAGTGAAAATTAGGGCTTGAGGTGGTGATAGCACCAAAGAGGAAATTCTAGGGTTACTAAGCTTCTCATATGGTACTAACATTTTAGACTATCAAACAAATTATAGGGGTGGCATGCCCACTCAACAACCTGGTAATAACTATATTTAATCTATCAAATGTATTTCATACAATTCAATGGATCTGGATCAATTCAATATAAggatattttgttttggtatggATGGTAAAAAAAACCATATTGATCTTTAGCTTGACACGCCATGGTGTATATGCAAGGTAAAAAGTTAACGGTTAGATACCAATTTAATGCACCAACTCaaaaaattctcaatttttacacgaattttatcttattttgcAATGCGACTATTGAGATGTTGCAATATCACCGTCTTTCAATTTGTTCTATAAAAATCTACCTCTTTTTTGGTAATTCAATAGTTAACATGTCAAATGTAATAGAACACATAAACTCCTTGGTAAAGACAAGAGTTTAAGGATGTTTATTTTACAAGAAAATGAATGGTGATAATATTACCAATGatagtttcaaattttgtgttaaactccttccgtcccatttCATGTAAAATGTTTCTTTCTCTCACGTGTTTTGGgaaaattatacataaatagttaaagtgaagtgaaaataaagtaagagagagaataatatagaggaGACCTCacctacattattctctctcttactttagtTTTCCtctactctaactatttattcaTATGATTTTCCTAAAGCGTGCGATAAAGAGTTTAGGGATTTTCCTAAAGCGTGCGATAAAGAAATGTGTCACATAAAATAGTACAAAAGGAGTATTGAAATAACTTCATGCATTAATTGGCAGAtatggaaaaaattaattatgcatgTTTTATATACAACGGTATTGAAATATATAGAGAATTCGAGTGTATAAGATATCAAACAACTACCTAACTTAGACAGTGAATGCTTAACatgatactagtataaaaatgGTTTcatctacaaaatataatgaaacaaaaaatcttttcttcttccttgaAATTATTATCGGTGAGATCTTTCAAAAAGCACAATTGGCAGATGCTCAACTCAACTGAGTGAAAATTCAGAGTTCCAAGTCATTGTGAGTATCTTTACTATTTGAATCTTAACAAGTTTTATGTATCACATCGCCtatatttaactaaatttaacaTAAATCAGGAACCAGGCCACTTTTATCGGATCCTATTTTTATGAAGTACACACtaccatcaatttttttcaatcataGCCTGTTACATTGTCGAAAACACAAGTTTTAGGAATTAATGCTTGATCTTGTGTTTGAAGGAATCTCTTATATCTTTAACAGAACAAAGAGGAATCATATCATGAATGACAAGATGCTTAGGATCAAACATTTTGTCTTTCCtttccacacacacacatacatgtGTGTGAATGTTACAGTCTGCAGCTATGCATAGCCCAAAAGCCATGCTTTTACCTTATCAACAAAGGAGATATTAAACATTCGTTATTTTCAAAGCTTTTGTTCAAATTGTTTGTGAATTGCTTcctagaaagagaaaaaacacGGAGAATTTGCAGTTCCCTTCTTCTATAAGGCTGCTAGTTAATTTTCAATAACTAAACAATTAAGTTGCATAATTCCCAGAA
The genomic region above belongs to Salvia hispanica cultivar TCC Black 2014 chromosome 3, UniMelb_Shisp_WGS_1.0, whole genome shotgun sequence and contains:
- the LOC125211804 gene encoding squamosa promoter-binding-like protein 6; translated protein: MEFMSCAFEGRALLCSDDTDFGADNLTSSRNLLHKWDGEDEVDSIGVIKPLSPEATSKPFLADQCSDSNGDRHSGKPVQEITVDALMEFGMRIPSSANKAKEEKSSPEPSVSAKRAKLTYLQSLVPTCQVFGCNKDLSSSKDYHKRHRVCDLHSKTAVVIVNGIRQRFCQQCSRFHLLAEFDEGKRSCRKRLAGHNERRRKPQFNAHLGSTYFTGDASNSFIFSRILPGGLFGVQCNDRRLKAQDEPRQTSQLALDVKLSQSVLCFHGMGKQYPKSCLNTPSPLPEMNSSSDSGFALSLLSAREHTLSTPMAQNSTTALGESSSKNFTPVIYSSNGDRVTISTEIQPEPHGLKPTNPLSHQGANTVSLLELSLHLQRVEQQKYYGQIKMENDIFCDSTIA
- the LOC125210545 gene encoding protein CRABS CLAW, producing the protein MDLAQPASEHVCYVRCTFCNTVLAVGIPCKRLLDTLTVKCGHCSNLSFLSTKPQSQGHCYDHQTSLHYQAFCNEFKKGQSASSSSSTSSEPSSPKAPFVVKPPEKKHRLPSAYNRFMKEEIQRIKAANPEIPHREAFSAAAKNWARYIPNTPQMNASTSTNKA